CAAAAATATTTTCATCCATCCTACTGATGGCATCGATTATTGCAATATGGTAGCTTCCAGTACCTTTATGTCCTGCGGCTTCATAGGCAATCTCTCCTGATATTCCCATCACTGTCACTCCTGCCACAGCAGCTTTGAAATAATCTTTTACTGCCCCGCAGAAGGAACCAACCAAAGCAGTAGTCATACACCCTGTTCCTGTAACATTTGACAGCATTTTATGTCCGTTTAAGACAGTCACAACGTTTTTACCGTCTGAAATCACATCAACAGCTCCTGTTACTGCAACAACACATCCAAGCTTTACAGCTGCCGCTTTTGCAACTGCGATGGAGTCATTTGATTGAATATCCGCTTCTGAAGCATCAACGCCTTTTGTTGAGGCATTACGCCCGGCTATGTAGGATATCTCAGACAAATTGCCACGCAAGACACTTATTTTTATTTTATCAAGAATAGTGCTTGTAGTCTCATTTCTCAAAGCTGAAGCCCCTGCTCCAACAGGATCAAAAATTACGGGAATACCCTTCTCATTTGCTTTTTTACCCGATAGAATCATTGATTCAATCGTTCTTTTGTTTAAAGTTCCTATATTTATTACAAGTGCAGAAG
This genomic stretch from Ruminiclostridium cellulolyticum H10 harbors:
- the thiM gene encoding hydroxyethylthiazole kinase is translated as MSEYTKQITRLISEVRSKKPLIHNITNYVTVNDCANVTLAIGASPIMADDIDEAADITSISSALVINIGTLNKRTIESMILSGKKANEKGIPVIFDPVGAGASALRNETTSTILDKIKISVLRGNLSEISYIAGRNASTKGVDASEADIQSNDSIAVAKAAAVKLGCVVAVTGAVDVISDGKNVVTVLNGHKMLSNVTGTGCMTTALVGSFCGAVKDYFKAAVAGVTVMGISGEIAYEAAGHKGTGSYHIAIIDAISRMDENIFGEKARINEI